From a single Peromyscus maniculatus bairdii isolate BWxNUB_F1_BW_parent chromosome 4, HU_Pman_BW_mat_3.1, whole genome shotgun sequence genomic region:
- the LOC102929060 gene encoding olfactory receptor 5T7, whose product MENITEVTEFVLKGFTDNADLEILSFFLFLAIYLFTLVGNLGLIALVIGDSRLHNPMYYFLSVLSSVDACYSSVITPQMVVDFMSEKKVISFTGCATQMFLAVTFGTTECFLLAAMAYDRYVAIHNPLLYVVIMSSRVYVPLIIASYAGGILHAVIHTVATFRLSFCGSNEISHIFCDIPPLLAISCSDTHINQLLLFYCAGSIEIVTILIVLISYGFILFAILRTRSAEGKRKVFSTCGSHLTGVSIFHGTVLFMYVRPSSSYALEHDMVVSIFYSIVIPMLNPLIYSLRNKDVKEAMKKVFGKRQIYG is encoded by the coding sequence ATGGAAAACATCACTGAAGTCACTGAGTTTGTACTGAAGGGCTTCACAGACAATGCTGACCTGGagatcctttccttcttcctctttctagcGATTTACCTCTTCACACTTGTGGGGAATTTAGGATTGATTGCTCTAGTCATTGGGGATTCCCGCCTACACAACCCCATGTACTattttctgagtgtgttgtcCTCTGTAGATGCCTGCTATTCCTCTGTTATCACTCCACAAATGGTAGTTGACTTCATGTCAGAGAAGAAAGTCATTTCATTCACTGGCTGTGCTACACAGATGTTTCTGGCTGTTACTTTTGGTACAACAGAATGCTTTCTTTTGGCAGCAATGgcttatgaccgctatgtggccattcACAACCCACTTCTATATGTAGTAATCATGTCATCCAGAGTCTATGTGCCACTCATCATTGCATCCTACGCTGGTGGAATTTTACATGCTGTTATTCACACTGTCGCTACTTTCAGACTGTCCTTTTGTGGATCCAATGAAATCAGTCATATTTTCTGTGACATCCCTCCTCTCCTGGCAATTTCTTGTTCTGACACCCACATCAACCAGCTTCTCCTCTTCTACTGTGCTGGGTCTATTGAGATAGTCACCATCCTCATCGTCCTGATCTCCTATGGCTTCATTCTGTTTGCTATTCTGAGGACTCGTTCTGCTGAAGGTAAAAGAAAAGTCTTCTCTACATGTGGCTCTCATCTAACTGGAGTGTCCATTTTTCATGGTACTGTTCTTTTCATGTATGTGAGACCAAGTTCCAGCTATGCCTTGGAGCATGACATGGTAGTGTCGATATTTTACAGCATTGTAATTCCCATGCTGAATCCTCTCATTTACAGTTTGAGGAACAAAGATGTAAAAGAGGCAATGAAAAAGGTATTTGGTAAAAGACAAATTTATGGATAA